In Crassostrea angulata isolate pt1a10 chromosome 4, ASM2561291v2, whole genome shotgun sequence, one genomic interval encodes:
- the LOC128182448 gene encoding zinc finger protein ZIC 4-like has translation MLSSFVDRGESQHLSTPGVGYPDSGMLQNQQYNYYNSQSSGYPVSYSNVGNLASRDLLIRRSEFGLSANDGNVSARSGMLFPASSGFPPQHHQEVSPHVLYQGLRPDVSSYHNPRHQHVHSQSGYFNMPSSGGDMYGRSDQMSFNASGRMDQYEHAQQQFMNPMNMLQSGPGLFLPYIGRPTIKQERTCLWVDPEQSDPKKPCNKVFYTMHEIVNHITIDHVGGPEQTNHTCYWQECAREFKPFKAKYKLVNHIRVHTGEKPFPCPFPGCGKVFARSENLKIHKRIHTGEKPFKCEFDGCDRRFANSSDRKKHSHVHTSDKPYNCRVRGCEKSYTHPSSLRKHMKIHGDVSPTMERQDSDEVSVCSESTNRTTPSADHSAKSPAMSDQTVDRKPDINTISGASHLDHNIHPPPEVPKMNDWFVCHPRTSVNPGSKDHTHFSSIASLSSFHPMPIMQYS, from the exons ATGCTGAGTTCTTTTGTGGACCGTGGAGAATCCCAGCATCTTTCGACCCCCGGGGTGGGCTACCCTGACAGCGGAATGCTACAAAACCAACAGTATAACTACTATAATTCCCAGTCTAGTGGATACCCTGTGTCCTATTCCAACGTCGGGAACTTAGCGTCTAGAGATCTGTTGATAAGGAGATCTGAATTCGGACTGTCAGCTAATGATGGGAACGTTTCCGCTCGTTCCGGGATGCTATTTCCGGCTTCATCCGGATTCCCGCCACAGCATCATCAGGAGGTTTCCCCGCACGTGCTTTACCAGGGACTCCGTCCCGATGTGTCGTCATATCACAACCCACGTCATCAGCATGTGCATTCACAATCCGGGTATTTCAATATGCCGTCAAGCGGAGGGGATATGTATGGACGTAGTGACCAAATGAGCTTCAATGCTTCGGGTAGGATGGATCAATATGAACATGCCCAGCAGCAGTTTATGAACCCCATGAACATGTTACAAAGTGGTCCGGGACTCTTCCTTCCGTACATCGGAAGACCAACCATTAAACAGGAGAGAACATGCCTGTGGGTGGACCCGGAACAGTCGGACCCCAAGAAGCCGTGCAACAAAGTATTTTACACAATGCATGAGATTGTGAACCACATTACTATAGATCATGTCGGCGGTCCAGAACAGACCAATCACACGTGTTATTGGCAGGAGTGTGCACGAGAATTCAAACCTTTCAAGGCAAAGTACAAGCTCGTCAATCACATCCGGGTCCACACCGGAGAAAAACCATTCCCGTGCCCATTTCCGGGATGTGGAAAAGTGTTTGCTCGAAGTGAAAACTTAAAGATTCACAAGAGAATACACACAG GTGAAAAGCCGTTTAAGTGTGAGTTTGACGGATGTGATCGCAGATTTGCAAACAGCTCGGACAGAAAAAAGCATTCCCATGTCCACACGAGTGATAAGCCGTATAATTGTCGGGTTCGGGGTTGTGAGAAAAGTTACACGCATCCAAGTTCTCTCCGGAAGCACATGAAGATCCATGGCGATGTTTCCCCAACGATGGAGCGCCAGGACTCTGACGAGGTGTCCGTGTGTAGCGAGAGCACTAACCGAACCACTCCGTCCGCAGATCACTCCGCCAAATCCCCGGCAATGAGCGATCAGACCGTCGATAGAAAACCGGATATCAATACCATATCCGGCGCATCACATTTGGATCATAACATTCATCCGCCACCGGAAGTTCCAAAAATGAACGACTGGTTTGTTTGCCACCCTCGGACATCTGTGAATCCCGGGAGTAAAGACCACACCCACTTTTCCAGCATTGCCTCCCTTTCTTCGTTCCATCCAATGCCCATTATGCAATATTCGTGA